TACAGAATATGCGCCAATAGTTATGCCGTATTTATATCCAGTTCTCATCGGTGGGATATGTATATTTTTAGCTTTTGTCAGCTGTTATTTCTATCAGAAGTACGCACCAAATTCTAAGTGGAAAAAGGTAGCTGTGGAAGTGCTTTTTCTGATTGTTGCATTTGTCATTCCAAGATTTTTTGGTGCATTTAAAATTCCTTTATTGGACATGCTTTCAAGATAAAGAGTTTACTATTGAGTATTCAAGAAACAAAAAGTCTCAGTAAATCGAAATTTACTGGGGCTTTTTGTTTATCGTTATCTTTTGAGTGAGACAGTTCACGATAAGAATGTAAAAAATAAATAGTATTCTACATATCAAAGATGGATGGTACATGACAACTCTCTTCAATCTGAAAGGTTTCTCTCCTAATATGAGCGAATAGATTGAAAAAGGAGGGAGTTTGTATGGAAGTTGTTGTGAAACAGCGGAAGAAAAGAGGTAAGGGGAAAAAAAATTTCATTTGGTTTGGTAGTATTCTTCTTTTTTTACTTGTTACCGCGGCAGTTTTTGTAAATGCATTCGTGATGAAGTCAATGCCAAAGGTAGAAGGGACGGTTCATGTCAGTGGATTGCAAAAATCGGTTCAAGTAATACGAGATGAAAGAGGGGTACCTCATATTAAAGCTGAGAATGAGCATGATTTATATTTTTCACAAGGATATGTTCAGGCGCAAGATCGGTTGTTTCAAATGGACTTAAGTAGAAGACAAGCATCTGGAACATTAGGCGAAGTGGTTGGGAAGGCAGCGCTAGATAAAGATAAATTGTTCCGAACCCTTGGGCTAAGGCGAGCAGCAGAAGCATCAGTAAGCCAATATACTGGCGAAGCAAAAGATGCATTGGAGTCGTTTGCTGATGGAGTAAATGCATTTATAAAGGAAGCAAAAAAGGACGGGAAACTACCAGTAGAGTTTCATTTACTAGGATACGAGCCTGCTGAATGGACTCCGGTTGATTCTTTAACGATTGGCAAGTATATGGCTTTTGACTTAGGTGGTCATTGGCATGGACAAGCATTTCGATTTTGGGCACTTCAACATCTTTCGAAAGAGCAGGCCTATGAATTATTTCCAACTTATCCAACGGATGCTCCTAGACTATTAGCGCTGTTAAATAATCTGGATGTGAATGTGGCCAGTGGTTTTGCAAAAGCAATTATTCCACCAGAATCTAACGGGAGCAATAATTGGGTTGTAAGTGGAGAAAAAAGTGCATCAGGAATGCCTATATTAGCAGATGATCCCCATCTTTCTTTGGCGACACCATCGATATGGTATCAAACACATTTGGAGATGAAAGACATAAATGTGAGCGGAGTTATTTTTGCAGGGGTTCCAGGTGTTATGTTAGGGCATAACAAACAAATTGCTTGGGGTGTCACGAATACAGGTCCGGACGTACAAGATTTATATATAGAAAAAAGAAACCCGGATAATCCCAATGAGTTTTTGTATAACGATAAATGGGAAAAAGCTACGATTGTGAATGAACCTATAAAAGTGAAAGGTGAAAAAACAATTCCTTACGAAGTGACGATTACTAGACACGGTCCAGTCATTTCAGAATTTGCTTATAAAAATAAAGATGAGGCTGTTTTTGCGCTTAGATGGACGGCATTGGAACCTTCAGCGGAATTAAAGGCCGTATTAAATATGAACAAAGCAACAAATTGGACTGAATTTGAATCAGCGCTGGAAGATTTTCATACTCCTACTCAAAATTTCTTATTTGCATCAACAGATGGCACAATTGCTTATAAAGCAAACGGAAACATACCGATACGTAAAAAGGGAGATGGAATTTTACCTGTTCCTGGATGGACAGATGAATATGAATGGGAAGGCTACATTCCCTTTGATAAACTTCCAAAGGTGATAAACCCAGAACAAGGCTTTATATCAACAGCCAATAATAAAATAATAAATGATGATTATCCGTATCATATTAGTCATATTTGGGCGCAGCCGTATCGTCAAATGCGTATTCAAGAATTTTTACAGGAAAAGGATAAATTGACTACGAAGGATTTACAAACTTTGCAAATGGATCAAAAGAACCTTCAGGCAAGAGAGTTTGTTCCAGTGTTTGTGAAAGAACTGAATAAAGTAAACGTATCAGACGTGGAGAAACAAGGGTTAAAAGAGCTGACAAATTGGGATTTTTACGATAATAAAGAGAAAGCTGCCCCGTTAATCTTTCATTTATGGATGAAAGAAATATCCAATACTTTATTTTCAAAGGAAATACCAAAGGGTATAATGGGTTTATTTGAAGGTAAGCAACAAGTTGTGGAACAATTGATACGGAAGCAGATGAATGGGGAAAACAGTGTATGGTTTTCTAAACATGGAGGCTTCAAAGAAGTTTTACATACATCGTATTCAAAGGTAATGAAAAAGCTTGAAAAACAATATGGATCAGACGTAACGAAATGGAAGTGGGGAGAATACCATAAGCTTTCTTTTACGCATCCTATGTCCCAATCCTCTCAGTTACTTGGTTTTTTTTTCAATCGTGAAAAGGCTGTGCCAGTTGGGGGAAGTAATATTACAGTTCAAGCAGCAAGTTATGGAGATGATGGGATTGTGAATCACGGAGCATCTTGGCGATTTGTAATAGATACAAAGGATATGTCAAATGGTTATCATATTGTAGGACCAGGACAATCAGGACATTTTAAAAGTGACTGGTATCATGATCAAATAGAAGATTGGGTAAATGGAAACTATCATGCTACTACGCTTCGTACAGATCGAATTGACGGTAAAATATTAACTCTAAAACCACAATAAGATTTATCCCGGATTAACGGGAAAGAAGACCCCACCTAAAGCTTCAGAGAGGAATGAGGAAGATAGGTGAGGGATAACTGCCCGTAAAAGCCTGATTGGTTCATCTAACCAACAGTGGGGGATGAAGAAAAAACTCACTGATGAAAGTTGTACTTTATAGGACTCTTACGTTTGTAAGAGTCTTTTTCGTATCATAAATAGCTTTCTTATAAAACGACAGTGTACCATAATTAAATTATGGAATGTTATAATTTGGGAAGAGAGTTTCATAGTTATACATATATAGAGGTGAGTACATGAGCAATTGTTATTTTGAATTTGTAATACATAAAGAGTCTTGTTTTCATAGACTAAGAGAATTTTTTTACAATCTTAAAGAAGAGAAAGAAAAAGAGATGATAGATTGTAGTGATTCTATGTGGTTAGATTATTTTGAAGAAGATACATTAAAACAGTTTTGGTGGCCGACGGAAGAAGAATTACATCATTACCAGATTTTATGGAAACAAACCCCTGTAGAAAAACGCTTAACAGATCCTAAACTGAGAACTCCATGGGACTTTGAATCTATGATTGATGCATTTGCTTCTGGGGAATATGAACTAGTCTCATGTGAAAAGGCAACAAACAATATTGGAAGAATTGATTTTTATCCTTATGGATGGCCATACGGCGGGAGCGATGTGTTTAGAGCTTTAATTGAGTATAGTGGTTTCAAAATTATTGATGAGAGTGTATAGAATTTACCATAGTTAAAGGTATAGTGATAGATTTTCTTATTGTAACTATGCATTTAGTTTTGAAAAATCAAATAAACACGGAAATACGTATAAAATTGTAGATAGTTTTCATTTAGTTATATAAGGTTGAAAGAATCCAAGTTACATAACAATCAATGAAATATATGGAATAGAATAAATCATAAAAAGAAACTGCAGAAGGGATGAGAAAATATGTCTAATTACTTAAAGTCGGAATTTATCGAAAATGCAGGTGGCTGTATCGTATCGAAAAATATTTTAGATGGAAATGGAAAATTAAAATGGTTGGTTAGAGATGAATCTGTGACTAGCGTTGATAATGGCTGGAGGTTTTTTTCGGATATTGATGATGATGATTATGTAAACGTTCCGAATAACTTAGTAGTATGTGATTTTAATACAGTAGCCCAAATTGAACCTGCTATTCTAGCGGTTTATTCCTTTCCGGTTGGAAGTGATCTACAATTAGTTGTAGAGAATGGAAAATATTATTTTATTGATAATATAACAGAAGAAGTTATCGAGTTTTTGTACCATTAAAATAACATACTCTAAAGAGGAATAATAACTTGTAGCCAGATAGATTCTGTACAAAGAGAAAATGTATATTATGCTACACGAAGTTGTACTGAATTTATTAGTGAATTGTATGAAGTAGGGAATAGATAATGGTTTGGGAGAAGTGAAAATGAAAAGAGAAATGGAGCAGTATTTTCATAAATTATTTAAGGAATGGAAAAACTATAATCATTCATTACCAAAATCCGTATGGATAGAAGAAGCAGATTCTTTTATATATGTAGGGGAACCAGATGCAGAGGAATATATTTTTTGGAAGCCTATAGAAAAAGATTTATTTCATGACTTTTCTGATATAGAAAAGAAATTAGCAGTACAATTACATCATTCGATTAAAGAATATTATAATTCCTACTGGTTTTTAGATTTAGCAGGTAGTTATTTAGAGTATAACATAGAGCTAAATCCTGTTATACCAGGAATTGAACTTCGAGATTTTTATACCTTTTTACAAGATTATAAAAAAGCGCACCATAATGAGTTGAAAAATATTCCTATAGGTATGGAATGTAACGGGCTTTTGGTAGTTGTAGATAATGAAAATGGCCAAGTGAAGATAGAAGATTATGAAAAGGGGACTTTTGAAGTTATTAGTAATAGTTTAGCAGAACTCATTTCAATGCTCTAATGAAAGTATATAATATAGGGTTCAATTTGAAATATAAGTTAAGAGGTAAAGGATATGAGCAAATCAGTATTTGAAAAAATAGAATTAGTCAAAAATATTTTAGGTGATGATCCATTCTGTTTGATTATTGGTGAAATTGTGGAAGAAGAAAACCCAATAGATGAAAAATTAGAAGATCATATTTTAAAAGATTATTATTTTATTGCAGGAAAATACAAAATATTGAATGGTGGAGTAATTACTATATACGGCCATCAAAGACTTAAAAGTATTCAGTTTTATGTGGAAGATATGCTAGATGGTGCTGATAAATGGATTTGTATAGGAACGGTAGAAAATTATCCATTATTTATTAATAAAATTGATGGAGAAGTATCTTGTTTGTTTGGAAATTTAATTGATCAAAATTTTGTTATTGAATCATACGGTGATTTTAGCAGTTTTTTAGAAAATTATTTTTTAGGGAGCAAATATATTGATATCGGCCTGTCTTTTGTTGAAGCGGGTGGAATAAGGAATCCCATTGGAAGTAAAGAGGATGAGTGGTATAAACTGTTAGAATTGAATAGATTAGTTTAAATGTATTACTTTGAATTTGGTGGTGAAAACTTTTTTACTTTAGAGAAGTAGAAATGAAAGGGGACGGCTATATGGAACCAAAACTTGCATTTTTAAGAAAATATAAAAGAAATGTAAAGCTTCAATCAATAGATAAAATTGATAATAAGGTCATACCTAGTATTTGGTTTGAAATTTTTAAAGAACACGATAGCAACAAGAGAATAAAAATGGTTTTAGAGATTTGGAGAACATACGTAGGGAAAGAATTAAGAAACACAATCTCATATTTGGAAGAGCACCTTTTCAATGTGGAGTTAATAGAAAATAACGGCATGTATTCGATGTTATATATACTGGAGACGTCGGATGGTGAAATAGTGTATTATGAAGCAGGAAATCCTATGGATACATTTCATAATAAAGTGCTAGAAGTTTCATGGGATAGAATTCCCATTTCAGTTCGAAAGTTTTATGAAAAAGTTCATAATGGTTTTTATTATTATGCGAGCGGTGCTATGGGATTAGTGCCTTTTGAATGTGTTACTTATTTTGATGATGATGAGTGGGGAATTATTGAAGAATTAGAGGAGAACTTACAAATTGATTTGAAAACAACTTTTGGATTTTTTAAAAGTGGAGCGGGCGGTTATGTAGCTATTGATTATAACAATTGCAAATATGATAAAGCTACATTATGGTTTGCAAACAATCAGCCAAAATATAATGTTGATTTTTGGGATCTAGTAGATGAATGGATAGTAACCGGTTTTGAAACGTAGTATGTAGAGAGTTTAAGAATTACTTTTGTGTACTGAAAAAAACGATATATGAATGGAGTTTGTATGCATGGAAAAAGAAGGTGTGGTCTCATTATGGCTAGGAAACATGGAATCTTAAGATTTTTTAGAGGACTATTTCAGTATAAAATATACAGATGATGGTGATTCCATAGCATCACCATTTATAAAAGACTTTCATATTTGTATGTATGATATTGATGAGGACTTTATTGAAAAAGAATTTTATTTAAAGCGAAGTGATAATCTAGAAGCTTTACTAACCGGGTGTTCTTATGAAGAAGTTGTGATACCACAGATGAAAAGATATTTGCTGCGAATACACTAGAGATGAAATACAACACAATTATTATGATATATAACTATGAATACAGCGGCGAAATAATAAATAAAAATGAAAATCTTTATGAAATGAAATACATAGGAGCTGTTTCGTATAAATGATAATAAAAAGGGGATTAGAACATGGAAGCTAGAGAAGTACATTCATTTCATCTACATTCAGAAAAAGAATTTTCTGAAATTCAAGATAAATTGATACATAGAATTGAATTGAAAAATAACTTTCATCTAGAAGATGTAAGTTTAATAGCTGGAGTAGATTTAGCTTATTGGGAAAAAGATGATAAGCACTATGGAACTTGCTGTATTGTTGTTATTGAGTATCATACGAAGAAGGAAGTGGAGAAGGTCTATAGTTATGGGGAGGTAACGGTACCGTATATACCAGGTTTTTTAGCATTTCGTGAGTTGCCTTTAGTAATAGAAGCAGCCAAAAAGCTTACTTCTAATCCAGATATATTTATGTTCGATGGAAATGGCTATTTACACTATAAACATATGGGGATTGCGACACATGCTTCTTTTTTCTTACAAAAACCTACAATCGGTGTAGCGAAAAGTTATCTTAAGATTAAAGATGTTGATTTTATCATGCCAGAGAATAAGGCGTTTACTTTTAGTGATATTATGATCGATGACGAGGTATATGGAAGAGTTTTAAGAACGAAGGAGAATGTAAAACCTATTTTTGTTTCTTGTGGAAATAATATCGATTTAGATACGAGTATTCAAATTGTATCGAATTTAATCGGGAAAGAAAGTAGATTACCAATTCCAGTGAGATTGGCAGATTTAGAAACGCATAAGGTGAGAAGAGACAAGAGGGAAAATGATAGATGATAGGTCTATGTAAAAAGGGATAGGAGGATGATCCCTTTTTTTGTTGTATTCGACGAAATACGACAACGCATAAAAACTTTATTTGCTATGATGTTTTTTGGAATATTTCATTTTTATAATAATGAGTTGTATTAGCTATTCTTTATGGTGTTTTTGGAGAGATTCACTCTACAAAAACCATGACAACATTAGTTAGAATCAAAGTGTTTATTTAGAGGGGAATGGATAAGAAGATGGATGAAATGGAGAAATATCGCAAAAAAATTAAGGTGATTTCTTTTGATAGAGAACAAAATAGAATGGTGGAAGTTGAAGAAAGTAAAATGACTTTCGCCGATGTTGGCGGAATGGAAGAGATTAAGAAGAAAATTAATATGGATTTTATTATGCCAATTAAAAATCCTGAATACTTTCAAGCGTTTGGTAAGAAAACAGGTGGAAGCTTATTATTTTATGGACCGCCTGGTTGCGGGAAGACATTTTTAGCACGTGCGGTAGCTGGAGAAATTGATGCGAATTTTATTCATTTGGAACTGCAGGCTATACTTTCTATGTGGACGGGTGAGTCTGAGAAAAATTTACATGAGATTTTTGAGGAAGCACGGAGAACAAAGCCATGTATTTTGTTTATTGATGAATTAGATGCATTTGGAGGGAATAGACAAAAAATGGGTTCTCATCATCAGCGGACACTAGTAAATCAATTGCTAGTAGAAATGGATGGAAGTAATTCTTTTAATGAAGGAGTTTATATTATTGGTGCAACAAATACACCATGGTATATTGACCCTGCATTGCGCCGTCCAGGACGCTTTAATTCTCTTGTTTTTGTTGCACCGCCGACTTATGAGGAACGATTAACAATCCTGGATTTGAAAACAAAAGATAAGCCGAAAACAGAATTACAGCTTGACTTGGTCGCAAAGTATGCAGAGCATTTTTCGGGTGCCGATTTAACATATTTAGTTGAGGATGCGATTAATCAAGCGATTCAGCGTTCATTTGAAACAGGGCAATTACAACCTCTTTCAAATGAAGACTTGCTAGAAGCGATGAAAAAACGTCAGCCAACGACTTTAGATTGGTTTTCAACAGCAAAAAATTATGCGACATTTAGCGATGTGAATAAGGATTTTGATAAAGTGCTAGATTATATGAAAGAACACAGATTGAAATAGCAGGTAAGAAGCAGGGGATGAGGGAATGGAAGACAATTTTAGAAGGGTTTATTATTTGCTGAAACTTGGTGATGTTGAGCGTGCCAAAGAAGAAGCGGAACTTATGGTTAGGGAAGATCCAGAAGATGTTTATGGATATCTCAGCTTAAGCTATGTATATTTCTATGGGCTTCATGAAAGTGATATTGCAAGTGAATATATAGAAGAAGCGCTTAAATTAGATCACTTAAATGAATTTGTTCTTTTAGCAGGATTAGATATTTTTACTGCGCAAAGTAATTTTACAAGATTAAGAGAAATAGCGGAAATTGGTATAAGAAACTCCCCTGAAGAGGGACCATATTATTTCTATATGAGCGAAGCTGTCATGCATCTTGAAGGAATGAAGAATGTACTTGTTTACCTAGAAAAGGCGATGGAATTAGACCCTGAAAATGAAACGTATGTAGGTAGGTATGCTTATATCCTTTTGAAACATTTCCCAAAACGAAAAGAAGAGGGATTAAAGGCTGAAAAGCGTGCTTTAGAATTAAATCCAGAAAATATAACGAATCTTTTCTGTTTTGCAAGTATAGCGAA
This sequence is a window from Bacillus pseudomycoides DSM 12442. Protein-coding genes within it:
- a CDS encoding SecY-interacting protein Syd translates to MKREMEQYFHKLFKEWKNYNHSLPKSVWIEEADSFIYVGEPDAEEYIFWKPIEKDLFHDFSDIEKKLAVQLHHSIKEYYNSYWFLDLAGSYLEYNIELNPVIPGIELRDFYTFLQDYKKAHHNELKNIPIGMECNGLLVVVDNENGQVKIEDYEKGTFEVISNSLAELISML
- a CDS encoding endonuclease V, whose amino-acid sequence is MEAREVHSFHLHSEKEFSEIQDKLIHRIELKNNFHLEDVSLIAGVDLAYWEKDDKHYGTCCIVVIEYHTKKEVEKVYSYGEVTVPYIPGFLAFRELPLVIEAAKKLTSNPDIFMFDGNGYLHYKHMGIATHASFFLQKPTIGVAKSYLKIKDVDFIMPENKAFTFSDIMIDDEVYGRVLRTKENVKPIFVSCGNNIDLDTSIQIVSNLIGKESRLPIPVRLADLETHKVRRDKRENDR
- a CDS encoding ATP-binding protein; protein product: MDEMEKYRKKIKVISFDREQNRMVEVEESKMTFADVGGMEEIKKKINMDFIMPIKNPEYFQAFGKKTGGSLLFYGPPGCGKTFLARAVAGEIDANFIHLELQAILSMWTGESEKNLHEIFEEARRTKPCILFIDELDAFGGNRQKMGSHHQRTLVNQLLVEMDGSNSFNEGVYIIGATNTPWYIDPALRRPGRFNSLVFVAPPTYEERLTILDLKTKDKPKTELQLDLVAKYAEHFSGADLTYLVEDAINQAIQRSFETGQLQPLSNEDLLEAMKKRQPTTLDWFSTAKNYATFSDVNKDFDKVLDYMKEHRLK
- a CDS encoding DUF2185 domain-containing protein, which codes for MSNYLKSEFIENAGGCIVSKNILDGNGKLKWLVRDESVTSVDNGWRFFSDIDDDDYVNVPNNLVVCDFNTVAQIEPAILAVYSFPVGSDLQLVVENGKYYFIDNITEEVIEFLYH
- a CDS encoding penicillin acylase family protein; this translates as MEVVVKQRKKRGKGKKNFIWFGSILLFLLVTAAVFVNAFVMKSMPKVEGTVHVSGLQKSVQVIRDERGVPHIKAENEHDLYFSQGYVQAQDRLFQMDLSRRQASGTLGEVVGKAALDKDKLFRTLGLRRAAEASVSQYTGEAKDALESFADGVNAFIKEAKKDGKLPVEFHLLGYEPAEWTPVDSLTIGKYMAFDLGGHWHGQAFRFWALQHLSKEQAYELFPTYPTDAPRLLALLNNLDVNVASGFAKAIIPPESNGSNNWVVSGEKSASGMPILADDPHLSLATPSIWYQTHLEMKDINVSGVIFAGVPGVMLGHNKQIAWGVTNTGPDVQDLYIEKRNPDNPNEFLYNDKWEKATIVNEPIKVKGEKTIPYEVTITRHGPVISEFAYKNKDEAVFALRWTALEPSAELKAVLNMNKATNWTEFESALEDFHTPTQNFLFASTDGTIAYKANGNIPIRKKGDGILPVPGWTDEYEWEGYIPFDKLPKVINPEQGFISTANNKIINDDYPYHISHIWAQPYRQMRIQEFLQEKDKLTTKDLQTLQMDQKNLQAREFVPVFVKELNKVNVSDVEKQGLKELTNWDFYDNKEKAAPLIFHLWMKEISNTLFSKEIPKGIMGLFEGKQQVVEQLIRKQMNGENSVWFSKHGGFKEVLHTSYSKVMKKLEKQYGSDVTKWKWGEYHKLSFTHPMSQSSQLLGFFFNREKAVPVGGSNITVQAASYGDDGIVNHGASWRFVIDTKDMSNGYHIVGPGQSGHFKSDWYHDQIEDWVNGNYHATTLRTDRIDGKILTLKPQ